TAATATCAGGCTGCGCACGACAGATGTCAATAGCCGGGAGCGACGAATGCAAAAGACCTCGATGTGAAAGGCGAACACGTTGCACACACGAGCCCGGTTGATGTTGCCACCCGGGTGCTGAATCTCGTGCCGTGCCGGAAAACACCGCGCCGCCTCGCGTCCGACTTAAGTTTCTGATCTAATGAAAGTGCACCATTACCGCCTCGAAGCTGGTACCAGAGCAAGAAATCTTCAGATCACCAGTTCAGGAAGACATGCTCGGGCAGCGAATTGCATAATTCCACAATATTTGCCCGAGCATGATCCATGAGGGTGAGGAATACGCGTTGCTAACAAGCATTGGCCCTTATCTCTCGAATAATGTGATGAGTCAGCAAGGCTCCTAGAAGCGAAAGAAGAGGGTCAGCCCATACATGCCCAGTTTTTTTTGAAATAGACAAATCGCTTTTTCGTGTTTAGTCTTATGTAGCTTTGTTCTCCTTATGAGTTACGCGGACTACCCACGTGTGAGCAAGGCTTCAATCTCAACCAATGAATGGGACAACAGGGAAGAGGGGAAACATGCAGATACGTGGTAGCGAAACAGAACGAAATCTACAGAAGCTTCTGACAGACGAGCTTTACATCTCTTTCCGGTATGGCGAGATGGCACAAGCAGCTAAGGAGGCAGGGCAAGAAGAGCTGGCCGATATATATCTGGCTACCGCTCAAAACGAAATGGAGCATGCTCGTCATAGTTTCAGAGTTTTAGAAGGCGTAAAAGGCGTTAAAGCAAACCTAGAAACAGCAATACTAAAGGAACACGAGGAGGCTGAAAAGGTCTATCCGGAGGCAGCCAGGGTTGCTGAAAGGGAGGGATTCACGGAAATTGCCGAGTTCTTCTGCAGATTGGCTGGCGTTGAAGCCAGCCACGCACAGAGTTTGACTAAGATCCTCGAAACCATGGAAAGTGGTGAAGAAATAAAGGGCCGGACGGTAGGACATTCTCGTACGTATATGGCCCAAGTGATGCTGCCGGACCAAGCAAACCCTGCGGGTAATGTACACGGTGGTGAACTCATGAAGCTGATGGATAACGCTGCTGGCGTGGCTGCTGTCCGTCACTGTCATACACTGACAGTGACAGCAGCGGTGGATGAGATAACGTTTTTGAATCCTGTTAAAGTGGGGGATTTGGTTATCGTTCATTCCCGGCTTGTTTTCGTCAGCCATTCTTCCGCGACGGTCAGGGTGGAAGTCTATTTGGAGAAACTTTTTACCGAAATAAAGCTGCCTACGCATAAGGCGGATTTTGTTATGGTAGCCGTGAATGAACAAGGAAAACCGGTGGCAATGCCGCCACTAATTATAAGCACCGAAGAAGAACAAGAGCTTTTCAACGAAGCGCAGGCAAAATATGAGGCTAGGAAAAGAAAGAGGGTAGTTTAAACTCGAATAGTATGCTATTAGCTTGACCTTCGCGTTCTCGTCTCTAGTCTTTTCTTTTGGTTTTGCCGAGCTTCTGCAGCGCGACAAATTAAGTTATCCGCTATCGCAAGAAGGTTACAGGCAGTTCTTTGACTCAGAGATCAATCGTAACCAATTTGTGCCCCACAAGCTGACGGATTATGATATTTCTTTCGCTTTGTAATGGAGCAGAAAACGAAAGATGTAAGAATGCAGCACTACCAGGAAGACATCGATAAAATTTCCTTAGATAAATTTTTCAGCATGAGCTGACACCGAAAAAATGCTGATGTACACCTATCAAGTGGAGCATTCAGGGATAACGAAAGTATTGCGTATTACCGTCAGTAACTATCAACGGGCGGATGAGCCGCGACTGGCTGTAGGGGTCGGCTCCATCCGGTGGGTATGTGGTCTTTTTGTTTGACAGTCTTCTCCCAAATGACTCGTCCTACCGATCTGACTGTTTGGCGAAAACATATGAAAAAGGTATTGCGATCAGATCTCCGATGACATAGGTTGCAAAAACCACAACATAGATGAGCGCATAATTCGGAAATTTCCCTGCAAATAGAATAGGAAGAATCACGCCAATGAACCAGACTACCTTGTAACACAACTGAAACAATGAAATAGGGGAGAATTTCAAAGGAGACAGCAGGCCCAAGATCGACAAAAGCCCGAATGCCACATAGACGCTTCCACAAAGGCCAAAAACAATCGCATCTTGGCTTGGAAAGCCGAAGATTGAGCGCATTCCATCAGGCATGACAACTATTCCCAGCCCGACTCCACCCGCGCCAATGATAGTATAAATATACATAGCCTTAAGCCAACCCCATCGAACCTTGAGTTCTTTAGGCATGTCTGATCCTCCTTTTTGGCGTTGCTAATGTATA
This DNA window, taken from Syntrophorhabdaceae bacterium, encodes the following:
- a CDS encoding hotdog domain-containing protein, which encodes MQIRGSETERNLQKLLTDELYISFRYGEMAQAAKEAGQEELADIYLATAQNEMEHARHSFRVLEGVKGVKANLETAILKEHEEAEKVYPEAARVAEREGFTEIAEFFCRLAGVEASHAQSLTKILETMESGEEIKGRTVGHSRTYMAQVMLPDQANPAGNVHGGELMKLMDNAAGVAAVRHCHTLTVTAAVDEITFLNPVKVGDLVIVHSRLVFVSHSSATVRVEVYLEKLFTEIKLPTHKADFVMVAVNEQGKPVAMPPLIISTEEEQELFNEAQAKYEARKRKRVV